One genomic region from Yersinia canariae encodes:
- the ppiA gene encoding peptidylprolyl isomerase A has translation MFKRTLVTFIALCSLSAVTPAALAAGEPHVLLTTSAGNIELELNSQKAPVSTQNFVDYVNNGYYNNTIFHRVIPGFMIQGGGFTADFKQKTAKTPIKNEADNGLRNLRGTISMARTADKDSATSQFFLNVADNAFLDHGQRDFGYAVFGKVVKGMDVVEKISQVQTENVGPYQNVPVKPITILSAKVLP, from the coding sequence ATGTTCAAACGTACTTTAGTGACTTTCATCGCACTTTGCTCCCTAAGCGCCGTCACGCCCGCGGCTTTAGCTGCCGGTGAACCTCATGTGTTGTTAACAACGTCGGCTGGGAATATTGAGTTAGAACTCAATAGCCAGAAGGCACCGGTTTCAACACAGAATTTCGTTGATTATGTCAACAACGGCTATTACAACAACACCATCTTCCACCGCGTTATCCCCGGTTTTATGATTCAGGGCGGGGGTTTTACTGCCGATTTTAAACAGAAAACGGCTAAAACACCGATCAAGAATGAAGCGGATAACGGCTTGCGTAACCTGCGTGGCACCATCTCTATGGCCCGCACCGCAGATAAAGACAGCGCCACCAGCCAATTTTTCCTCAACGTAGCAGACAATGCTTTCCTCGATCATGGCCAGCGTGACTTTGGCTATGCTGTGTTCGGCAAAGTGGTTAAGGGTATGGATGTGGTAGAAAAAATCTCCCAGGTTCAGACAGAAAACGTTGGCCCGTATCAGAATGTGCCGGTTAAACCGATTACAATTCTGTCAGCAAAAGTTCTACCTTAA
- a CDS encoding 6-phospho-beta-glucosidase, whose product MKTFKIAIIGGGSSYTPELVDGLIQRIDQLPVTELALADVELGRQKVEIIAALTRRMLDRHGLEHVKVSVHFSLDTAIEGANFVLTQFRVGQLPARAADERLGLKYNLLGQETTGVGGFAKALRTIPVMLDIAAKVEKLAPDAWIINFTNPAGIVTEAVTRYSKAKIIGLCNVPISMHHMIAKLLDAPYEDIQLRFAGLNHMVWVHEVLQQGKNVTADVLNMLCDGASLTMNNIKEAPWPPEFLRAMGAIPCPYHRYFYQTQDMLAEEMAAAAERGTRAEQVMQVEKELFDLYADPHLDSKPEQLSFRGGSFYSEVALELIRAIHNNLGTQLVVNTTNRGAIRGLSDGSVVETNCIVDAQGAHPLTFGPLPVSMHGLTQQVKAYERLTIEAAVHGDRRSALLALVTNPLIGNASIAQPLLEDVLQVNKLYLPQFADL is encoded by the coding sequence ATGAAAACCTTTAAAATTGCCATTATTGGTGGCGGCAGTAGCTATACCCCTGAGCTAGTTGACGGATTAATTCAGCGTATTGACCAGTTACCCGTCACTGAACTGGCGCTGGCTGATGTCGAGTTAGGCCGTCAAAAAGTGGAGATTATTGCCGCGCTGACCCGCAGAATGCTGGACCGCCATGGGCTGGAACACGTGAAAGTTAGTGTTCACTTCTCACTGGACACCGCTATCGAGGGTGCCAATTTTGTTCTAACACAATTCCGTGTCGGCCAACTGCCAGCCCGGGCGGCGGACGAGCGCTTGGGTCTGAAATATAACTTGCTCGGGCAGGAAACGACTGGCGTTGGTGGTTTTGCTAAAGCGCTACGCACCATTCCCGTGATGCTGGATATTGCGGCTAAAGTTGAGAAACTGGCACCGGATGCTTGGATAATTAACTTTACCAACCCAGCCGGTATCGTCACTGAGGCCGTTACCCGTTATAGCAAAGCGAAAATTATTGGCCTGTGTAATGTTCCAATCAGCATGCACCATATGATTGCGAAATTATTGGATGCGCCATATGAAGATATCCAGCTGCGCTTTGCGGGTCTAAATCATATGGTTTGGGTGCATGAGGTTCTCCAGCAAGGTAAAAATGTTACCGCAGATGTGCTGAACATGTTGTGTGACGGTGCTTCACTGACCATGAACAACATTAAAGAAGCACCATGGCCGCCAGAATTCCTGCGAGCAATGGGTGCAATTCCTTGCCCATATCATCGCTATTTCTACCAGACACAAGATATGCTGGCAGAAGAAATGGCCGCCGCGGCTGAACGTGGCACCCGCGCAGAGCAAGTCATGCAGGTAGAAAAAGAGCTGTTTGATCTGTACGCTGACCCCCATCTGGATAGCAAACCGGAGCAACTCAGTTTCCGGGGCGGATCATTTTATTCTGAAGTAGCACTGGAACTTATTCGTGCAATTCATAATAATTTAGGTACGCAACTAGTTGTGAATACAACCAACCGCGGCGCGATTCGCGGTTTGTCTGATGGCTCAGTGGTAGAAACCAACTGTATTGTTGATGCGCAAGGCGCTCACCCACTCACTTTTGGTCCTTTGCCGGTTTCAATGCATGGGCTAACCCAGCAGGTCAAAGCTTACGAGCGCCTGACTATTGAAGCTGCCGTGCATGGTGACCGGCGCAGTGCCTTATTGGCATTAGTAACTAACCCATTGATTGGGAACGCCAGTATCGCCCAGCCACTGCTGGAAGATGTTCTACAGGTAAATAAACTTTACTTGCCGCAGTTCGCAGATTTGTAA
- a CDS encoding LacI family DNA-binding transcriptional regulator, whose protein sequence is MVTLEDVAVLAGVSRATVSRVVNGDTNVKAQTREKVEQAVAVLGYTPNPAARALASSQSNTLGLVTTSYRGGFFGALMDFIQTEAESQGKQLLVTQGRDNADKEWQAIQRLYNLRCDGLILHVRFLSDERLHQLAAAGRSFVLLDRLVPGLEARCVTFDHRRASQIATQVLIDAGHRRIACISGSAQRQSSELRRQGFIDAMQLADLEPVACVEGVYDLESGYQRADEILNRPQLPTAIYCCNEEMAIGALLAINKHHLQVPQDISLLCYDSGERAPFVSPALTSLHFPIVDMARYATQLLINPLIPNASFPPAIIMRESVMPPKKHL, encoded by the coding sequence ATGGTCACACTGGAAGACGTCGCGGTATTAGCCGGGGTTTCCCGCGCTACGGTATCCCGCGTGGTCAACGGTGATACCAATGTCAAAGCACAAACTCGCGAAAAAGTAGAGCAAGCGGTAGCGGTATTGGGCTATACCCCAAATCCTGCTGCGCGGGCACTGGCCTCCAGCCAAAGCAATACACTGGGGCTAGTGACCACCTCTTATCGCGGGGGCTTTTTTGGTGCATTGATGGATTTCATACAAACTGAAGCTGAATCTCAAGGTAAACAGCTTTTAGTCACTCAGGGCCGAGATAATGCAGATAAAGAATGGCAGGCAATTCAGCGCCTGTATAATTTACGCTGTGACGGCCTAATCCTGCATGTCCGTTTTCTCAGTGATGAAAGGCTGCATCAGTTGGCGGCGGCAGGCCGCTCATTCGTGCTATTGGATAGACTGGTTCCCGGTCTGGAAGCCCGCTGTGTCACTTTTGATCACCGCCGCGCCAGCCAAATAGCAACTCAGGTACTTATTGATGCCGGCCATCGCCGTATTGCATGCATCAGTGGTTCTGCACAGCGCCAGTCCAGCGAATTGCGCCGTCAGGGATTTATCGATGCAATGCAATTAGCTGATTTAGAACCGGTTGCCTGTGTGGAAGGGGTTTATGACCTGGAAAGTGGCTATCAACGCGCGGATGAGATCCTCAACCGCCCTCAGTTACCCACGGCTATTTATTGTTGTAACGAAGAAATGGCCATTGGTGCGCTGCTAGCTATCAATAAGCATCACTTGCAAGTCCCTCAGGATATTTCATTGTTGTGTTATGACAGTGGCGAACGCGCACCTTTTGTTAGCCCGGCATTAACCAGCTTGCATTTCCCCATTGTAGATATGGCGCGCTATGCGACTCAGTTATTGATTAACCCACTGATCCCAAATGCCAGTTTCCCCCCTGCGATTATCATGCGCGAATCGGTTATGCCGCCTAAAAAGCACCTTTAA
- a CDS encoding TonB-dependent copper receptor — MVTPHSANHAMSDGIDQKTHDADVITVTAPLYSPLIVVTSPKTPRQPVPASDGADYLKTIPGFSQIRNGGTNGDVVFRGMFGSRMKILTDDAEILGTCGSRMDAPTSYISPESFDLLTLVKGPQSVLWGAGASAGTILFEREPPQFTEAGIKGNASLLVGSNGRWDKNMDTSLGNEQGYLRMMGNQSQAGDYKDGNGDRVPSQWDKWNADIALGWTPDAETLLELTAGKGDGEARYAGRGMDGSQFLRESLGARFEKTNIGDVLDKIEAKVYYSYVNHIMDNHTLRTPPMMAMSSNLDRLTIGGRAMGTWLWQDFKLEAGTDLQTNTHRKNKQGNWSKNARFANYGVFSELTWDASEQDKVITGVRIDHHHVTNYTRADELTRSAVLPAGFMRFEHNLADLPVMWYAGLGHTERFPDYWELFSPKLGPAGSSSAFEGVKSEKTTQLDIGAQYNGKQLNGWMSAYLGRVNDFILFKYDPNNLRISQADNINATIMGGEMGAGYAFNDNWKADASLAYSWGENTSNHRPLPQMPPLEARLGLTFETGDWSSTALWRLVSSQHRIAMNEGNVVGKDFADSAGFGVLSANVAYKVTPQVKISSGVDNLLNKAYSEHLNMAGNSGFGYSANTQLNEPGRTLWAKLNVTF, encoded by the coding sequence TTGGTGACTCCTCATTCAGCAAATCACGCAATGAGTGATGGTATAGATCAAAAAACCCATGATGCGGATGTCATTACGGTGACAGCTCCGCTGTATTCACCGCTGATTGTCGTCACATCCCCTAAAACACCGCGCCAGCCGGTGCCAGCCAGTGACGGCGCGGACTATCTCAAGACCATCCCCGGTTTCTCACAAATTCGCAATGGGGGAACTAATGGTGACGTGGTATTCCGCGGCATGTTTGGTTCGCGCATGAAAATTCTGACTGATGATGCGGAAATTTTGGGGACTTGCGGGTCGCGCATGGATGCGCCGACCTCGTATATTTCACCGGAGAGTTTTGACCTGCTGACTCTGGTAAAAGGGCCGCAATCAGTATTGTGGGGGGCGGGAGCCTCTGCCGGTACCATTTTGTTTGAACGCGAGCCGCCCCAGTTTACCGAGGCGGGCATCAAAGGAAATGCCAGCTTGTTGGTCGGCTCTAATGGCCGCTGGGATAAAAATATGGATACCAGCTTGGGCAATGAGCAAGGCTATTTGCGAATGATGGGTAATCAGTCTCAGGCCGGTGATTATAAGGACGGTAATGGGGATCGGGTGCCATCACAGTGGGATAAATGGAATGCTGATATTGCCCTGGGCTGGACACCGGATGCGGAGACTTTGCTTGAGCTGACGGCGGGCAAAGGTGACGGCGAAGCACGCTATGCTGGGCGCGGCATGGACGGTTCTCAGTTCCTGCGGGAAAGTCTGGGGGCGCGCTTTGAAAAAACCAATATTGGTGACGTGCTGGATAAAATCGAAGCTAAAGTCTATTACAGCTACGTCAATCATATTATGGATAACCACACGTTACGTACCCCGCCAATGATGGCAATGAGCAGTAATCTGGACCGGCTCACCATCGGCGGCAGAGCTATGGGCACTTGGTTATGGCAAGATTTCAAGCTGGAGGCGGGTACTGACCTGCAAACCAATACCCATCGTAAAAATAAACAAGGCAATTGGAGTAAAAATGCCCGTTTTGCAAACTATGGGGTGTTTAGTGAACTGACTTGGGACGCCAGCGAGCAAGATAAGGTGATTACCGGCGTGCGTATTGACCATCACCACGTGACAAATTATACCCGTGCGGATGAACTGACACGTTCTGCTGTGCTGCCCGCCGGTTTCATGCGCTTTGAACATAATCTGGCTGACCTCCCGGTCATGTGGTATGCCGGCTTAGGCCACACTGAGCGTTTCCCTGATTATTGGGAGCTATTTTCACCGAAGCTCGGGCCTGCGGGTTCCTCCAGTGCTTTTGAGGGGGTGAAAAGTGAGAAAACTACCCAGCTTGATATCGGTGCGCAATATAATGGTAAGCAGCTAAACGGTTGGATGTCTGCGTATTTAGGGCGGGTTAATGATTTCATCTTGTTCAAATATGATCCGAACAATCTGCGTATCAGTCAGGCGGATAATATCAACGCGACTATCATGGGTGGCGAGATGGGGGCTGGATATGCCTTCAATGACAACTGGAAAGCGGATGCCAGTTTGGCTTACTCATGGGGAGAAAACACCAGTAATCATCGCCCATTGCCGCAAATGCCCCCACTCGAAGCGCGGCTGGGATTGACGTTTGAGACAGGTGACTGGAGCAGCACTGCATTATGGCGTCTGGTCAGTAGTCAGCATCGAATTGCCATGAACGAAGGGAATGTGGTGGGTAAAGATTTCGCTGACAGTGCGGGCTTCGGCGTGCTGTCTGCGAATGTGGCCTACAAAGTGACGCCGCAGGTGAAAATCAGCAGTGGTGTCGATAATCTGCTGAATAAAGCATATAGCGAGCACCTCAATATGGCCGGTAACAGTGGATTCGGCTACTCCGCCAATACGCAGTTGAATGAGCCGGGTCGGACTCTTTGGGCAAAACTGAATGTGACATTCTAA
- a CDS encoding DUF2946 domain-containing protein codes for MPLGQILYRRRRYTAWLGIVAILMLFIAPVISASLALSYEQNTLSMTMADDVMDMAHHDIQTAHVGQPTANHNDMAMEHAACGYCVLLTHLPVLNTAFKADIHSVLQRVEISPTLFIYSTIIDDTYSENHPRAPPPTLFYS; via the coding sequence ATGCCATTAGGCCAAATTCTTTATCGTAGAAGGCGCTATACCGCCTGGCTGGGGATAGTTGCGATTCTAATGCTCTTTATCGCGCCGGTGATCTCCGCCTCACTTGCGCTTTCGTATGAGCAAAATACCTTATCTATGACGATGGCCGACGATGTCATGGATATGGCCCATCATGACATCCAAACCGCTCATGTCGGGCAGCCTACCGCCAATCATAATGACATGGCGATGGAGCATGCTGCTTGTGGATATTGTGTATTACTGACTCACCTGCCGGTGCTCAATACGGCTTTTAAAGCCGATATACACTCTGTATTACAGCGAGTTGAAATATCACCCACGCTATTTATCTATTCAACAATCATTGACGATACTTATTCCGAAAACCACCCGCGCGCGCCGCCACCGACACTCTTTTATTCCTGA
- the tsgA gene encoding MFS transporter TsgA yields the protein MNNSNRLRLTWISYFSYALTGALVIVTGMVMGNIAEYFNLPIASMSNTFTFLNAGILISIFLNAWLMEIIPLKRQLVFGFILMLIAIAGLMVGHNLMVFSISMFILGVVSGITMSIGTFLITHMYEGRQRGSRLLFTDSFFSMAGMIFPVAAAMLLARHIEWYWVYACIGLLYVGIFVLTLCSEFPVLGHKATDQSKPVAKEKWGVGVLFLAIAALCYILGQLGFIQWVPEYATKTFNMNISQAGQLVSNFWISYMIGMWVFSFILRFFDLQRIVTVLAALATLSMYMFVSTDNAEHLSYYILALGFVSSAIYTTLITLGSLQTKVSSPKLVNFILTCGTVGTMLTFVVTGPIVANSGVHAALATANGLYLTVFVMCLILGFFTKHRSHGHVTH from the coding sequence ATGAATAACAGCAATCGCCTTCGACTCACTTGGATCAGTTACTTTTCATACGCGCTGACCGGTGCGTTAGTTATTGTCACCGGGATGGTGATGGGAAATATCGCAGAGTATTTCAATCTGCCCATTGCCAGTATGAGTAACACATTTACTTTCCTTAACGCCGGTATCTTGATCTCTATCTTCTTGAATGCTTGGTTGATGGAAATCATTCCGTTAAAACGCCAGTTGGTATTTGGCTTTATTCTGATGTTGATTGCGATTGCCGGACTAATGGTCGGGCATAACTTGATGGTCTTCTCCATCAGCATGTTCATCCTCGGGGTCGTTAGCGGGATAACCATGTCAATTGGGACTTTCCTGATTACCCATATGTATGAAGGGCGTCAGCGCGGTTCACGCCTGCTGTTCACCGACTCCTTCTTCAGCATGGCCGGGATGATTTTCCCCGTCGCCGCGGCAATGCTGCTGGCGCGCCATATTGAATGGTACTGGGTTTATGCTTGCATCGGCCTGTTGTATGTCGGGATTTTCGTACTGACATTATGCTCTGAATTCCCGGTTCTGGGCCATAAAGCCACTGACCAGAGCAAGCCCGTAGCCAAAGAGAAATGGGGCGTCGGTGTTTTGTTCCTGGCGATTGCCGCGCTGTGCTACATCCTCGGCCAACTCGGTTTCATCCAATGGGTACCGGAATACGCGACCAAAACCTTCAATATGAATATCAGCCAGGCAGGTCAATTGGTCAGTAACTTCTGGATTTCTTACATGATTGGGATGTGGGTATTCAGCTTTATCCTGCGCTTCTTTGACTTGCAACGCATCGTCACGGTGTTAGCAGCGCTGGCAACTTTGTCGATGTATATGTTTGTCAGCACTGATAACGCAGAGCACCTGAGTTACTACATTCTGGCCTTGGGTTTTGTCTCCAGTGCCATTTACACCACTCTGATTACATTGGGCTCACTGCAAACCAAAGTGTCCTCGCCAAAACTGGTGAACTTCATTCTGACCTGTGGCACCGTTGGCACCATGCTAACTTTCGTGGTAACAGGGCCGATTGTGGCAAACAGTGGTGTTCATGCGGCGCTGGCAACGGCCAACGGCTTGTACCTAACAGTGTTTGTGATGTGTCTGATTCTGGGCTTTTTCACCAAGCACCGCAGTCATGGTCACGTGACCCATTGA
- a CDS encoding cytosine deaminase — protein MAGQSLPNHLLTTINNVRLAGQTGLWQIAIADGKITTILAQPEQTASGSGGLDAQGGLALPPFVEPHIHLDTTQTAGQPSWNQSGTLFEGIERWAERKALLTREDVKQRAWQTLKWQIANGIQHVRTHVDVSDPSLTALSAMLEVKEEVSPWVDMQIVAFPQEGILSYPEGAALLEEALRLGADVVGAIPHFEFTREYGVESLHIAFALAQKYQRLVDVHCDEIDDEQSRFVETVAALAHRENMGARVTASHTTAMHSYNGAYASRLFRLLKMSGINFVANPLVNIHLQGRFDTYPKRRGITRVKEMLAAEINVCFGHDDVFDPWYPLGTANMLQVLHMGLHICQLMGYGQINDGLNLITTHSARTLNLSDYGLQPGNSANLVILPADNGFDAVRRQVPVHYSIRHGVVIAKTQPAESRIYLGQEEVVSFK, from the coding sequence ATGGCGGGCCAATCTTTACCGAATCATTTATTAACCACTATCAATAATGTCCGTCTGGCCGGGCAGACCGGGTTGTGGCAGATAGCAATTGCGGATGGCAAAATCACGACGATTTTAGCTCAACCGGAGCAGACTGCCAGCGGTTCTGGGGGATTGGATGCGCAAGGTGGGTTGGCATTGCCGCCATTTGTTGAGCCGCATATTCATCTGGATACCACTCAAACCGCCGGTCAGCCCAGTTGGAATCAGTCAGGCACCTTGTTTGAGGGGATTGAGCGCTGGGCTGAACGCAAAGCGCTACTGACTCGTGAGGATGTTAAACAGCGCGCCTGGCAAACTCTGAAATGGCAAATAGCCAATGGAATTCAGCATGTTCGCACCCATGTGGATGTTTCTGACCCCAGCTTGACGGCATTGAGTGCCATGCTGGAGGTCAAAGAAGAAGTCAGCCCGTGGGTGGATATGCAGATTGTGGCCTTCCCGCAAGAGGGAATTCTCTCCTACCCGGAGGGGGCCGCACTTCTGGAAGAGGCGCTGCGGCTAGGGGCTGATGTGGTCGGTGCCATTCCTCATTTTGAATTTACTCGCGAATATGGCGTTGAATCGCTGCATATTGCTTTTGCATTGGCGCAGAAATATCAACGGCTGGTGGATGTGCATTGTGATGAAATTGATGATGAACAGTCGCGCTTTGTCGAAACCGTGGCGGCATTGGCACACCGGGAAAACATGGGTGCGCGCGTGACTGCGAGTCATACCACGGCGATGCACTCCTATAATGGCGCTTATGCTTCGCGGCTATTTCGCCTGCTAAAAATGTCCGGTATTAACTTTGTAGCTAATCCACTGGTGAATATTCATCTGCAAGGCCGCTTTGACACCTATCCAAAGCGGCGGGGCATTACGCGGGTAAAAGAGATGCTAGCGGCAGAGATTAATGTCTGTTTCGGTCATGACGATGTGTTCGATCCGTGGTATCCGCTGGGCACTGCCAATATGTTGCAGGTATTGCATATGGGATTACATATTTGCCAACTGATGGGATACGGTCAAATCAATGATGGGCTGAATTTGATAACCACTCACAGTGCCAGAACCCTGAATTTATCGGATTATGGTTTGCAGCCGGGTAATAGCGCCAATCTGGTTATTCTACCCGCTGACAATGGTTTTGATGCGGTACGGCGGCAGGTACCAGTACATTATTCTATTCGCCATGGTGTGGTGATAGCGAAGACGCAGCCAGCAGAGAGCCGGATATATTTAGGGCAGGAAGAAGTGGTGAGTTTTAAATAG
- the nirB gene encoding nitrite reductase large subunit NirB, with protein sequence MSKVKLAIIGNGMVGHRFIEDLLDKADKDQFEITVFCEEPRIAYDRVHLSSYFSHHTAEELSLVREGFYEKHGVNVLVGERAITINRKEKVIHSNSGRTLYYDKLIMATGSYPWIPPIKGSEGQDCFVYRTIEDLNAIEACTRRSKRGAVIGGGLLGLEAAGALKNLGVETHVIEFAPVLMAEQLDPMGGDQLRQKIERMGVKVHTGKNTQEIVHTGQKNRKTMLFADGTQLEVDFIVFSTGIRPQDKLAHQCGLATARRGGIAINDYCQTSDPDVYAIGECASWQERTFGLVAPGYKMAQVTADHLLGRENTFRGADMSAKLKLLGVDVGGIGDAHCRTEGARSYVYLDENKEIYKRLVVSADNKTLLGAVLVGDTSDYGNLLQLALNNIELPENPDSLILPAHAGSKPAIGVDSLPDTAQICSCFDVTKGDIIQAISQGCHTVAALKSATKAGTGCGGCIPLVTQVLNAELSKQGIEVNHHLCEHFAYSRQELYHLIRVEQIKTFDALLEKYGKGYGCEVCKPTVGSLLASCWNEYILEPQHTPLQDTNDNFLGNIQKDGTYSVIPRSPGGEITPDGLLTIGRIAKQYNLYTKLTGSQRVGMFGAQKDDLPAIWAQLIEAGFETGHAYAKALRMAKTCVGSTWCRFGVGDSVGFGVALEHRYKGIRTPHKMKFGVSGCTRECSEAQGKDVGIIATENGWNLYVCGNGGMKPRHADLLAADLDEDTLMRYLDRFMMFYIRTADKLQRTSVWLESLDGGINYLRAVILDDKLGINDQLETDIARLRDKVTCEWKATVENPAAQVRFAHFINSPLRDPNVQVVREREQHRPARPEERILVRVLEENL encoded by the coding sequence ATGAGCAAAGTCAAACTTGCCATCATCGGCAACGGTATGGTCGGCCACCGCTTTATTGAAGACTTACTGGATAAAGCAGATAAAGACCAATTTGAGATAACCGTATTTTGCGAAGAGCCGCGCATCGCTTATGACCGGGTCCATCTTTCTTCTTACTTCTCTCACCACACTGCGGAAGAACTCTCACTGGTTCGTGAAGGTTTCTATGAAAAGCACGGCGTTAACGTGTTGGTCGGTGAACGCGCCATTACCATCAATCGCAAAGAGAAAGTCATTCACTCCAACAGCGGCCGTACCCTGTATTACGACAAGCTGATTATGGCGACAGGATCTTATCCATGGATCCCGCCCATTAAAGGCAGCGAAGGGCAAGACTGCTTTGTTTACCGCACCATTGAAGACTTGAATGCCATCGAAGCCTGTACCCGCCGCAGCAAACGCGGGGCAGTGATTGGCGGCGGATTATTAGGGTTGGAAGCGGCGGGCGCACTGAAAAACCTTGGCGTTGAAACCCATGTTATTGAATTTGCTCCGGTATTAATGGCTGAGCAGCTCGATCCGATGGGCGGTGACCAACTGCGCCAAAAGATTGAGCGCATGGGCGTCAAAGTTCACACCGGCAAAAATACCCAAGAGATTGTTCATACTGGACAAAAAAACCGCAAAACTATGCTGTTTGCCGATGGCACGCAGTTGGAAGTCGATTTTATTGTGTTCTCAACCGGTATCCGCCCGCAAGACAAACTGGCCCATCAATGCGGTTTAGCCACAGCTCGCCGTGGTGGTATTGCTATCAATGATTATTGCCAGACCTCTGATCCCGATGTGTACGCTATTGGCGAATGTGCGTCATGGCAGGAGCGGACTTTCGGGTTGGTCGCACCGGGTTACAAAATGGCGCAGGTCACCGCCGACCATTTATTAGGCCGCGAAAACACCTTCCGGGGCGCGGATATGAGTGCCAAACTCAAGCTGCTGGGTGTGGACGTGGGTGGGATTGGTGATGCCCATTGCCGCACCGAAGGCGCGCGCAGCTATGTCTATCTCGATGAAAATAAAGAGATTTACAAGCGCTTGGTGGTCAGTGCCGATAACAAAACCCTGCTCGGAGCAGTGCTGGTAGGGGATACCAGTGATTACGGCAATCTACTGCAACTGGCGCTGAACAATATTGAGTTACCGGAAAACCCCGATAGCCTGATTTTACCTGCTCATGCAGGCAGTAAACCGGCAATTGGGGTGGATTCACTGCCCGATACGGCTCAAATCTGCTCCTGTTTTGATGTCACCAAGGGCGATATTATTCAGGCGATTAGCCAGGGCTGCCATACCGTAGCAGCGCTGAAATCGGCCACTAAAGCCGGCACCGGCTGTGGCGGCTGCATTCCGCTGGTAACTCAAGTATTGAATGCCGAACTCAGCAAGCAAGGCATTGAAGTTAATCATCATTTGTGCGAACACTTTGCTTATTCCCGCCAAGAGCTGTACCACCTGATTCGTGTTGAACAGATTAAAACCTTCGACGCTTTGCTGGAGAAATATGGCAAAGGTTACGGCTGTGAAGTGTGTAAACCGACTGTCGGTTCGCTGCTGGCCTCGTGCTGGAATGAATATATATTGGAGCCGCAACATACGCCGTTGCAGGATACCAATGACAACTTCCTCGGCAACATTCAAAAAGACGGCACTTACTCGGTTATCCCGCGCTCACCGGGCGGTGAAATCACCCCTGATGGCCTGCTGACCATTGGCCGGATCGCCAAGCAATATAATCTCTACACCAAACTGACTGGCTCACAGCGCGTCGGGATGTTTGGCGCGCAAAAAGACGACTTGCCGGCTATCTGGGCGCAATTGATTGAAGCAGGTTTTGAGACCGGGCATGCCTATGCCAAAGCACTGCGCATGGCGAAAACCTGTGTCGGTAGCACCTGGTGCCGCTTTGGGGTAGGCGATAGTGTCGGGTTTGGTGTTGCGCTGGAGCATCGTTACAAGGGCATCCGCACACCACATAAAATGAAATTTGGTGTCTCCGGCTGCACCCGTGAATGTTCTGAAGCACAGGGTAAAGATGTCGGGATAATCGCCACCGAAAACGGCTGGAACCTGTATGTCTGCGGTAACGGCGGGATGAAACCACGTCATGCAGATTTACTGGCAGCAGATCTGGATGAAGACACCCTGATGCGCTACCTCGATCGCTTTATGATGTTCTACATCCGCACTGCCGATAAGTTGCAACGCACCTCGGTGTGGCTGGAGAGTCTGGACGGTGGCATTAACTACCTGCGCGCCGTCATTCTCGACGACAAGTTGGGCATCAATGACCAACTCGAAACAGATATTGCCCGTCTGCGCGACAAAGTCACCTGCGAATGGAAAGCCACTGTTGAGAACCCGGCGGCACAAGTCCGTTTCGCCCACTTTATTAACAGCCCGCTGCGCGACCCGAATGTACAGGTGGTGCGTGAACGCGAACAACATCGTCCGGCTCGTCCGGAAGAACGCATTCTTGTCCGGGTGCTGGAGGAAAACCTATGA
- the nirD gene encoding nitrite reductase small subunit NirD — MSQWIPLCPLNDILPGSGVCGLIGEHQIAVFRPYADDQVFAISNIDPFAQASVLSRGLIAEHQGDLWVASPLKKQHFRLHDGFCLEDETRSVTHYDVRVRDGIVQVKA, encoded by the coding sequence ATGAGCCAGTGGATCCCACTTTGCCCATTAAACGATATTTTGCCCGGTAGCGGTGTATGCGGTCTGATTGGTGAGCATCAAATCGCGGTCTTTCGGCCTTATGCTGACGACCAGGTTTTTGCCATCAGCAACATTGACCCTTTTGCTCAGGCCAGTGTGCTGTCGCGCGGGTTAATTGCAGAACATCAAGGTGATTTGTGGGTGGCTAGCCCCCTGAAGAAACAACATTTCCGCCTACATGATGGCTTCTGCCTGGAAGATGAAACACGCTCGGTTACCCATTATGACGTGCGGGTACGTGACGGTATTGTGCAAGTCAAAGCGTAA